A window of the Canis lupus baileyi chromosome 1, mCanLup2.hap1, whole genome shotgun sequence genome harbors these coding sequences:
- the OMD gene encoding osteomodulin: protein MGFLSRACVLFFFFGVKVYCQYESYQWDEDYDQEPDDVYQPEFPFHQNEDFQVPFHQHMLGCATECFCPPNFPSSMYCDNRKLKTIPRVPAHIQQVYLQFNEIEAVTTDSFINATHLKEINLSHNKITSQKIDLGVFAKLPNLLQLHLQHNNLEDFPFPLPKSLERLLLGYNEISRLQTNAMDGLVNLTMLDLCYNQLEDSMLQEKILAKMEKLMQLNLCNNRLKSMPPGLPSSLMYLSLENNSISSIPENYFNELPKLQAVRMSHNKLQDIPYNIFNLSNLIELNVGHNKLKQAFYIPRNLQHLYLQNNEIESINVTVMCPSVDPLHYHHLTYIRLDQNKLKEPITSYISLCFPYIHTIYYGEQRSSNGQTIQLKTQVFRFQDDADSEEHEDHQEGPEQEETEENTDHHYYGS from the exons TTATCAATGGGATGAAGATTATGATCAAGAACCAGATGATGTCTACCAACCAGAATTTCCATTTCATCAAAATGAGGACTTTCAAGTTCCTTTTCATCAGCATATGTTAGGCTGTGCCACTGAATGTTTCTGTCCACCCAATTTTCCATCATCAATGTACTGTGACAATCGCAAACTCAAGACTATCCCACGTGTCCCAGCACACATACAGCAAGTCTACCTTCAATTCAATGAAATTGAGGCTGTGACTACAGATTCATTCATTAATGCAACACATCTTAAAGAAATCAACCTCAGCCACAACAAAATTACTTCTCAAAAGATTGATCTTGGTGTGTTTGCTAAGTTGCCAAATCTACTACAACTTCACTTACAGCATAACAATTTAGAAGACTTTCCATTTCCTCTCCCCAAGTCTTTGGAAAGACTTCTTCTTGGCTACAATGAGATCTCCAGATTGCAGACAAACGCCATGGATGGGCTAGTGAACCTGACAATGCTTGATCTCTGTTATAATCAGCTTGAGGATTCCATGTTACAAGAAAAAATACTTgccaaaatggaaaaattaatgcAGCTCAACCTATGTAATAACAGATTGAAATCAATGCCTCCTGGTCTGCCTTCTTCACTGATGTACctatctttagaaaataattcaatttcttCTATACCAGAAAATTACTTCAACGAACTTCCCAAACTTCAGGCTGTACGAATGTCACACAACAAACTACAAGATATcccatataatatttttaatctttccaacCTAATAGAGCTCAATGTTGGACACAACAAACTGAAGCAAGCATTTTATATTCCAAGAAATTTACAACACCTATACCTACAGAACAATGAAATCGAAA gtatcAATGTTACAGTGATGTGTCCGTCTGTTGACCCACTGCATTACCACCATTTAACATACATTCGTTTGGACCAAAATAAGCTAAAAGAGCCAATAACCTCATAcatttccctctgcttcccttaTATACACACTATTTATTATGGTGAGCAAAGAAGCAGTAATGGTCAAACAATACAACTGAAGACCCAAGTTTTCAGATTTCAGGATGATGCTGATAGTGAAGAACATGAGGATCACCAAGAAGGTCCagaacaagaagaaacagaagaaaacactGACCATCACTACTATGGAAGTTAA